The segment CAGGCCGATGTCGTGAATGTTTCTCTTCCCCAGCGCCCTAATCCCGTCCCCCATTTCTTCTGAAGCGGATTTCAAGTATTTATGCGTACTCATTATACCTTTCTTCAAATTAAATTTATCTGCCTGCTTCCCATCTGCCCATACTACCTGGGTTGGCGGTTCCCAGGGTAGAGACTTTAATACTTGAGTATGAGCCATAGCAAAAAGAATCATTGTGCCTGTATTGACTGCGTCAGCACCCAGCGCAATTGCTTTTAAAAAGTCACCGGGAGAAAATAACCCCCCTGAGGCAATTAGACTCACCTTGCCATTAAGCTTATTTTCCCTAAAAAACTTTCCTGCCCGGCACAGAGCATGGAGGGTGGGAATGCCAAAGTCATCTTGGGTAATGGGAGGAGACCCGTGAGTAGCTGCTTCGGCACCATCAACAACAATATAATCTACTCCCGCATCAACCAATAACTCCAAATCGCTTTCCAATGACTGCCCCGCCGCAATTTTAGCCCCCACCGGTACCCCTTCGCTGATTTTTTTAAGATGTTTAATCATTTTCGGCAGCATATTTTTTTCTTCCACCATATTAGCAAAACGACTATCGGAACGAAGGGCATCGCGATAAGGAATCGGCATTTTTTTTCGGACAGCATCCAAAACTTTTTTATTGACCACTCTATGCCCTAATCCAGCGGTTGCTCCTTGGCCCAGATGTATTTCTATCGCGTCTGCCTGTTTCAATATTTCTTCCTCTTTTTGCCAATGGTACTTGGTGTACTGGATAATTAGCTTTTTTGCTGCATCTCTTTCAGATTGAAGAAATGGCCCTTCTCCTGTATTTGTAGCAGTTCCGGACATACCTGCCCCTTTGGCCAAAGCTATCTTAGCTTTTTCACTAAGGGCCAAGCCGAATGCCATACCTGATATCATGATGGGAATACTGATACTTAATGGCTTTTCTGCTTTTGGACCGATAACTGTACCCATTTCAATTGGCGTGTTCGGGTTTTCGGGCAGTGGGTGCAGTTGGGCAGTACGAAACATAAGACTGTGCATACGGGGGAACTTTCTTGGGCTTCCCAGAGGCCTTTGAATAACCTTTCCCTCCTGGGCTCGAAGGTTAGTTTCCATAATATTTTGTAACCCCGCCCTTGTGACAGCGGATACAAATTCCCAGACGTTCTCATTGTAGGGGTCCATCATTAAACGGCCCATGGCACTTTGCACGCTCTTGTGGACTAATTTTCTAGCCGCTAAGATGCCTCCGCCCACTAGTGCTGTACCAAGTAAAATA is part of the Metallumcola ferriviriculae genome and harbors:
- a CDS encoding FMN-binding glutamate synthase family protein, with the protein product MRKGAGEKFEDILLGTALVGGGILAARKLVHKSVQSAMGRLMMDPYNENVWEFVSAVTRAGLQNIMETNLRAQEGKVIQRPLGSPRKFPRMHSLMFRTAQLHPLPENPNTPIEMGTVIGPKAEKPLSISIPIMISGMAFGLALSEKAKIALAKGAGMSGTATNTGEGPFLQSERDAAKKLIIQYTKYHWQKEEEILKQADAIEIHLGQGATAGLGHRVVNKKVLDAVRKKMPIPYRDALRSDSRFANMVEEKNMLPKMIKHLKKISEGVPVGAKIAAGQSLESDLELLVDAGVDYIVVDGAEAATHGSPPITQDDFGIPTLHALCRAGKFFRENKLNGKVSLIASGGLFSPGDFLKAIALGADAVNTGTMILFAMAHTQVLKSLPWEPPTQVVWADGKQADKFNLKKGIMSTHKYLKSASEEMGDGIRALGKRNIHDIGLDDLCAIDRDVADIAGVPFTGVSP